One part of the Paenibacillus silvisoli genome encodes these proteins:
- a CDS encoding carbohydrate ABC transporter permease → METIQNKRSFSLGLNKTIIYVVCIFLALLSIFPFYIMFVNATRSTAEIQNGLALFPSTHIKTNWDVLVGKSFDPLRGFFNSFLISAGTTLCAIYFSSLTAYALVVYTWKMRQPFFIFIMCVMMIPAQASAIGFYKFMYQLHWTNNLLPLILPAIAAPTVVFFMRQYLLGSLSMEIVEAGRIDGAGEFFSFNRITLPLMMPALATQAIFIFVGSWNNLFTPLILLTQKENYTLPIMVSLLKGDIYRTEFGSIYLGLSLTVLPLFVFYFLLSRYIIAGVALGGVKE, encoded by the coding sequence ATGGAAACTATACAAAACAAACGCTCCTTCTCCCTTGGCCTCAATAAAACGATCATTTACGTCGTTTGTATTTTCCTGGCGCTGCTCAGCATCTTTCCCTTCTACATCATGTTCGTGAACGCCACGCGCTCCACGGCGGAAATTCAAAACGGTCTTGCGTTGTTTCCGTCGACGCATATCAAAACGAACTGGGATGTGCTGGTGGGCAAGAGCTTCGATCCACTGCGGGGGTTCTTTAATTCATTCTTGATCTCCGCGGGCACGACGCTCTGCGCGATCTACTTCTCGTCGTTAACCGCGTATGCGCTCGTTGTGTATACGTGGAAGATGCGCCAGCCTTTCTTTATCTTCATCATGTGCGTCATGATGATTCCGGCGCAGGCGAGCGCAATCGGCTTCTACAAATTCATGTATCAACTGCATTGGACGAACAACCTGCTGCCGCTCATTCTGCCGGCCATTGCCGCGCCGACCGTCGTGTTCTTCATGCGCCAATACCTGCTCGGCTCGTTATCGATGGAAATCGTGGAAGCCGGACGCATTGACGGCGCAGGCGAGTTTTTCAGCTTCAACCGCATTACGCTGCCGCTCATGATGCCGGCTTTGGCGACGCAGGCCATCTTTATTTTCGTCGGGAGCTGGAACAACTTATTCACTCCGTTGATCCTTCTCACGCAGAAGGAAAACTACACGCTGCCGATCATGGTCAGCTTGCTTAAAGGAGATATATACCGGACGGAGTTCGGCTCCATTTACTTGGGTCTTTCGTTGACCGTGCTTCCGTTGTTCGTGTTCTATTTCCTTCTGTCGCGTTACATCATCGCAGGCGTTGCGCTTGGCGGTGTGAAAGAGTAA